From Struthio camelus isolate bStrCam1 chromosome 29, bStrCam1.hap1, whole genome shotgun sequence, a single genomic window includes:
- the REC8 gene encoding meiotic recombination protein REC8 homolog, protein MVVAVGLLWITVGQRRLPWGGCGSPWGSGSCRGAVVGRLWVAVGPWWLPWGRLWVAMGQRQLPGGGCGSPWGSGGLSPEISLEVTEEELRPRLLPPEERRPPVPPVPPPVLPEVPEGPEPELPPGPPPSMAALRRLVLAELARTGGTDVASLLPPAATRSLVSRLFSLLLELCGARVLRLEQARPYGPIAVGLGPRFSPPAPR, encoded by the exons ATGGTGGTTGCCGTGGGGCTGTTGTGGATTACTGTGGGGCAGCGGCGGTTGCCATGGGGCGGCTGTGGGTcaccgtggggcagcggcagtTGCCGTGGGGCGGTGGTGGGGCGGCTGTGGGTTGCTGTGGGGCCATGGTGGTTGCcgtgggggcggctgtgggtcGCTATGGGGCAGCGGCAGTTGCCGGGGGGCGGCTGTGGgtcgccgtggggcagcggcggtCTCTCCCCAGAGATCTCCCTGGAGGTGACGGAGGAGGAGCtgcggccccggctgctgcccccCGAGGAGCGGCG ccccccggtgcccccggtgccccccccggtgCTGCCCGAGGTCCCGGAGGGGCCCGAACCCGAactgccgcccggccccccgcccagCATGGCCGCCCTGCGCAG GCTGGTGCTGGCGGAGCTGGCCCGCACCGGGGGGACGGATGTGGCCTcgctgctgccccccgccgccacccggAGCCTCGTCAGCCgcctcttctccctgctgctgg AGCTGTGCGGCGCCCGGGTGCTGCGGCTGGAGCAGGCCCGGCCCTACGGCCCCATCGCCGTGGGGCTCGGCCCCCGCTTctcccccccggcgccccgctga